The DNA segment GACCTCGCCGGTCGAGCCGTCGATCGACAGCGTGTCGTTGTGCGTGTACTTTCTGCCGTTGACGGTGATGATCCGCTTCTTCTCATCGATGTGAATCGCACCGGCTCCGGCGACGCAGCAGCGGCCCCAGCCGCGGGCCACCACGGCCGCGTGGCTCGTCATCCCGCCCGTCGAAGTCAAAATGCCCGCCGCCGAGTGCATCCCGTCGATGTCCTCGGGGTTGGTTTCCTTGCGGACCAGCAGCACCTTTTCGCCGGCGTGCGTGCGCTCGACCGCTTCCTCGGCCGTGAACGCCAGCTTGCCCACCGCCGCGCCCGGCGAAGCGGGAAGGCCGATCGTCAGCACGGTCGCCGACTTCTTGGCCTTGGGGTCGAAGCTCGGCAGAAGAAGCTGCGTCAGGTCGGCCGCGGGAATGCGCAGCACCGCCGTCTTCTCGTCGATGAGCTTTTCCTTGACCATGTCGCAGGCGATCTTCACCGCCGCCACGCCGGTCCGCTTGCCGTTGCGCGTCTGAAGCATGAAAAGCTTGCCGCGCTCGATCGTGAACTCGATGTCCTGTACGTCCTTGTAGTGCTTCTCGAGCTTGCTCTTGATGGCGATCAGTTCGCCGTACACCTTCTTGTTCCACTTGGGCATCTCCGCCACCGGCAGCGGCGTGCGGATGCCCGCCACGACGTCTTCGCCCTGCGCGTTGACGAGGAACTCGCCGTAGAACTTGTTCTCGCCGGTCGAGGGATTGCGCGTGAAGGCCACGCCCGTCCCGCAGTCGTCGCCCATGTTGCCGAACACCATCGACTGGACGTTCACCGCCGTGCCGAGCAGGCCCGTGATGTTCTCCACCTGACGATACCGCACCGCACGCGGCTGCATCCAGCTCTTGAACACCGCTTCGATCGCCAGCTCAAGCTGCTTGATCGGCGTCTGCGGGAACGGCGAGCCGACGTGCTTGCGGTAAACTTCCTTGTACGCGTCGCACAGCTCGATCATGCCCTTCGTCGGCACATCCGTGTCGAGCTTGGCGTTGTACTTCCGCTTGATCTTGTCGAACGCGACTTCGAAGTGTTCGTGGTCGACGTTCATCACCACGTCGCCGTACATGTTGATCAGTCGGCGGTAGCTGTCGTAGGCGAAGCGCTCATTGGCCGTCGCGTTGGCGATGCCCACCACGGACTGATCGTTGAGCCCGAGGTTCAGGATCGTGTTCATCATGCCCGGCATCGACGACGCGGCGCCCGAACGGACCGACACGAGCAGCGGGTTCATCTTGTCGCCGAACTTCTTGCCGGTTTCCTTTTCGAGCGTCGCGACGTTCGCTTCGACCTGCGCCATCAGCCCCGCAGGCAGCTTCCGGCCGGACTTGTAGTATTGATCGCAGACTTCGGTTGTGATCGTGAAGCCCGCGGGCACTGGCAGGCCGATGCTGGTCATGTCGGCCAGGTTCGCCCCCTTGCCACCCAGCAGCAGACGCTGATCGCGCTTGCCTTCAGTCTTGGTCTTGCCAAAGTAATAAACCCACTTCGCTGATTGCTTCTTGGCCATTGGTCGTTCACCCTTTGTCGGTGTGGTTGGTGATGCGGTAAGTCGTGAAAAAAGCCCGCCGTTTTGCGGCCGTACCGTGGCTTTCGGGGTGTCGAGTATAGTATCCGCAGATGCCAAGTCAATTAGTGCAGTCCGATTCAGCCCTTGCCGCGCTCGCCGCCGCGACCGCCGATCCGCTCATGCTTCTGCACTCCGGTCGGCCGCATCCCCGCTGGGCCGTCCGCTCCCTCCTCGCCCAGCCCGCCGCATGGTTCCGCTACACCGCGGATCATCGCTCCCATCTGACCGGCCTCGACCGCCCATTGACCCACAACCTCTGGCGCGACCTGCGTTCACTCTTGAATGACCCGACCCTCCCCGGTCGATGGTTCGGCTACTTCAGTTACGACCTCGCCTCCCTCATCGAACCCGCCAAACTGACCCCCGTTCATCCCAACGACTGGCCCCTCGTCCAACTCGCCTACTGCCCCCACACCCGCGAATTCCCCCCTGGAAACCCGCCCACAAAGCCGCGGGATGAGCGCAGCGACGCCGCCATGCGTAGCGGCTTCGCGGAGCATGGAGCCCCGGATGCGTTCACCTCCAACCTCCCCCAACACGCCTACGAATCCGCCGTCCGCCGCGCCCTCCAATACATCGCCGCCGGCGACATCTTCCAGGTGAACCTCGCTCAAACCTTCACCACCCAATTCACCGGTAGCCCCCGCGCCCTCTACCACCGCCTCGCCGCCCTCAGCCCCGCCTGGTACGGCGCCTACATGGAACTCCCCCATTTAGCGGCGGGGCTTGCCCCGCGCGTCCCCCCCCCTCGCGCCATCCGCTCCACCAGCCCCGAACTCTTCCTCCACGTCAAAAACAACCACATCACCACCCGCCCCATCAAAGGCACCCGCCCCGCGCTCCCCCCAAGGCGGGGGGACTTGAGTCCCCCCGTTTCCGATCTCCTGACCTCCGAAAAAGACCGCGCCGAACTCAACATGATCATCGACCTGATGCGCAACGACCTCGGACGCGTCTCAACCTACGGCTCCATCCGCGTCACCGACCCCCGCGCCCTCGAATCGCATCCCACCATCGACCACACCACCGCCACCATCGAAGCCGACCTCCACCCCTCCCGCGACATCGTCGACCTCCTCCGCGCCACCCTCCCCGGCGGATCCATCACCGGCGCCCCCAAAATCCGAGCCATGCAAATCATCCACGAACTCGAACCCAACCCCCGAGGCCCTTACACCGGCTGCCTCGGCTACATCGCCAAAGACGAACTGCACCTCAACATCGCCATCCGCACCATTCTCCTCACCCCCGCCAACCCGAATGCTCAGCGCAGCGATGCCGCCATGTGTAGCGGCTTCGCGAAACAGGGAGCCCCGGATTCCCCCACGTACCGCGCCGCCTTCTCCACCGGCGCCGGCATCGTCGCCGACTCCAACCCCACCGCCGAATACCACGAAACCCTCACCAAAGCCGCCCCCCTCATGCAGGCACTCACCGTTTAGCGGCGGGGCACCGCCCCGCGTGCGAATTGGCGCATCTCACCACCACGGTAAAATGTCAACGCCCATTCCGGAGTGCTCCACCATGTCTTACGTTCGTATGACGATCGCGCTACTTCTCATCGCTCCGTCGGTGCTCGCGGATGGCTTTAAGTTGGTCCACGATAAATATGACGTTCAGCCCATAATCACGAACAACTCGGATTACCGCATCTACGGCGATCGCGACAAATTGCCGGATGCTGCCGATCCCGCGAAGTTGCAGCGATTGACGCTATGGACGCAGCGCACGGTCACCCAACTGGAAACAATCGTTCATGCCCAACCCCCGGCCGGGT comes from the Planctomycetota bacterium genome and includes:
- a CDS encoding aminodeoxychorismate synthase, component I codes for the protein MPSQLVQSDSALAALAAATADPLMLLHSGRPHPRWAVRSLLAQPAAWFRYTADHRSHLTGLDRPLTHNLWRDLRSLLNDPTLPGRWFGYFSYDLASLIEPAKLTPVHPNDWPLVQLAYCPHTREFPPGNPPTKPRDERSDAAMRSGFAEHGAPDAFTSNLPQHAYESAVRRALQYIAAGDIFQVNLAQTFTTQFTGSPRALYHRLAALSPAWYGAYMELPHLAAGLAPRVPPPRAIRSTSPELFLHVKNNHITTRPIKGTRPALPPRRGDLSPPVSDLLTSEKDRAELNMIIDLMRNDLGRVSTYGSIRVTDPRALESHPTIDHTTATIEADLHPSRDIVDLLRATLPGGSITGAPKIRAMQIIHELEPNPRGPYTGCLGYIAKDELHLNIAIRTILLTPANPNAQRSDAAMCSGFAKQGAPDSPTYRAAFSTGAGIVADSNPTAEYHETLTKAAPLMQALTV
- a CDS encoding pyruvate, phosphate dikinase, with protein sequence MAKKQSAKWVYYFGKTKTEGKRDQRLLLGGKGANLADMTSIGLPVPAGFTITTEVCDQYYKSGRKLPAGLMAQVEANVATLEKETGKKFGDKMNPLLVSVRSGAASSMPGMMNTILNLGLNDQSVVGIANATANERFAYDSYRRLINMYGDVVMNVDHEHFEVAFDKIKRKYNAKLDTDVPTKGMIELCDAYKEVYRKHVGSPFPQTPIKQLELAIEAVFKSWMQPRAVRYRQVENITGLLGTAVNVQSMVFGNMGDDCGTGVAFTRNPSTGENKFYGEFLVNAQGEDVVAGIRTPLPVAEMPKWNKKVYGELIAIKSKLEKHYKDVQDIEFTIERGKLFMLQTRNGKRTGVAAVKIACDMVKEKLIDEKTAVLRIPAADLTQLLLPSFDPKAKKSATVLTIGLPASPGAAVGKLAFTAEEAVERTHAGEKVLLVRKETNPEDIDGMHSAAGILTSTGGMTSHAAVVARGWGRCCVAGAGAIHIDEKKRIITVNGRKYTHNDTLSIDGSTGEVMAGTIARMEPKLSGTFATVMGWADKYRKIDIRTNADTPADAKRAREFGAQGIGLCRTEHMFFEGERIIAMREMILAESEPARRKALAKLLPFQRSDFEGIFKAMNGLPVTVRLLDPPLHEFVPHDEKGQKEVAKALGVKSDAVKRRVAALHEANPMLGHRGCRLSVTYPEILEMQVTAITEAAINCLKKKIKAIPEIMIPLVGTKRELAVLRELTEKVIADIKKARKYTGKLDITIGTMIEIPRAALTADEVAQEADFFSFGTNDLTQMTFGYSRDDVNTFLPDYIKQEILPIDPFQSLDQSGVGQLVDMAVRKGRSTKGKLKCGICGEHGGDPASIAFCAKVGLNYVSCSPFRVPVARLAAAQAALKM